In the genome of Massilibacillus massiliensis, one region contains:
- the iolD gene encoding 3D-(3,5/4)-trihydroxycyclohexane-1,2-dione acylhydrolase (decyclizing), whose amino-acid sequence MGFVRMTVAQAVVRFLDQQYIEVDGKKTKFVRGVFTIFGHGNVVGLGQALEELEHKLEVYQGKNEQGMAHIATGFAKQKNRYQVYACTSSVGPGAANMITAAATATANNIPLLLLPGDVFATRQPDPVLQQIEQTNSLAISTNDAFQAVSKYWDRVSRPEQLMTAMINAMRVLTDQANTGAVTIALPQDVQGEAYDFPEYFFQERVHRIDRRLPVEAAIADAVKIITRKKKPIIICGGGVRYAEAGEELKSFSEAFHIPYGETQAGKSAVIYNHTYNLGGIGVTGNSAANDIAHQADLVIGIGTRFTDFTTGSKGVFDAPNVEFLTINVSDFHAGKLDAVKVVADAKVGLKKLEEELRKVNYKAGYTDEIKLAKEKWQRELDRLYAVKYCPNFVPEVSGDFHESKMTEYSESLKTCLTQTEVIGVFDRLLDEDAIVVGASGSLPGCLQRVWRPKQVGGYHMEYGYSCMGYEVAASIGAKLAEENREVYAFVGDGSYLMLHTELVTSIQEGIKTNIVLLDNSGFGCINNLQMGNGMGSFYTEFRKRSKDGKANGVLMQIDFAKNAEAYGAKTYSIHTVAELEAAIIDAKKQTVSTLFDIKVLPKTMTHGYGADWNVGLAEISSNAKIHTAYQNRKNFLDKARRY is encoded by the coding sequence ATGGGGTTTGTAAGAATGACCGTTGCCCAAGCAGTCGTTAGATTTCTTGACCAACAGTATATCGAAGTGGACGGCAAGAAAACCAAATTTGTTCGCGGAGTTTTTACTATATTTGGTCACGGTAATGTCGTTGGTCTGGGACAGGCGCTGGAAGAATTAGAACATAAACTAGAAGTTTATCAGGGAAAAAATGAACAAGGTATGGCACATATTGCGACTGGTTTTGCAAAACAAAAGAATCGTTATCAGGTCTATGCGTGTACATCATCCGTAGGCCCTGGTGCAGCAAATATGATTACGGCGGCTGCGACGGCAACGGCAAATAATATTCCACTTTTACTCTTGCCCGGGGATGTCTTTGCAACTCGTCAGCCCGATCCTGTTCTACAACAGATTGAGCAAACAAATAGTTTGGCAATCTCGACCAACGATGCCTTCCAAGCCGTAAGTAAATATTGGGATAGGGTAAGCCGCCCAGAACAATTGATGACGGCAATGATCAATGCAATGCGGGTATTGACCGATCAGGCAAACACTGGAGCAGTGACGATTGCATTGCCACAAGATGTACAAGGTGAAGCTTATGATTTTCCAGAGTATTTCTTTCAAGAGCGCGTTCACCGGATTGATCGGAGATTGCCAGTAGAAGCAGCGATTGCAGATGCGGTGAAGATTATCACGCGCAAGAAAAAACCAATCATTATTTGCGGCGGCGGAGTACGCTATGCCGAAGCTGGTGAAGAATTAAAAAGTTTTTCGGAGGCTTTTCATATTCCGTATGGGGAGACGCAGGCTGGCAAGAGTGCGGTTATTTATAATCATACATATAATTTAGGTGGAATCGGTGTAACTGGTAATTCAGCAGCAAATGATATAGCGCATCAAGCTGATTTGGTTATCGGGATTGGTACGAGATTTACTGACTTTACAACGGGATCAAAAGGTGTATTTGACGCACCTAATGTAGAATTTTTAACGATCAATGTTTCTGATTTTCATGCGGGCAAATTAGATGCGGTAAAAGTTGTCGCTGATGCAAAAGTTGGTCTAAAAAAATTGGAAGAGGAACTGAGAAAGGTAAATTATAAAGCCGGTTATACTGATGAAATCAAGCTTGCAAAAGAAAAATGGCAGCGAGAGTTAGACCGGCTATATGCTGTTAAATATTGCCCTAATTTTGTACCAGAAGTTTCCGGTGATTTTCATGAAAGTAAGATGACCGAATATAGCGAATCTTTAAAAACTTGCTTGACGCAAACGGAAGTAATTGGTGTATTTGATCGATTACTTGATGAGGATGCCATTGTTGTTGGCGCATCGGGAAGTTTACCGGGATGTTTACAGCGGGTATGGCGTCCAAAACAAGTTGGCGGTTATCATATGGAATATGGTTATTCCTGTATGGGCTATGAGGTTGCGGCATCGATTGGGGCTAAATTAGCGGAAGAAAATCGTGAAGTATATGCTTTTGTTGGTGATGGCAGCTATCTGATGCTGCATACAGAATTGGTAACGAGCATTCAAGAGGGGATAAAAACCAATATTGTTTTACTTGATAACAGTGGTTTTGGCTGTATCAACAATCTGCAAATGGGGAACGGTATGGGCAGCTTCTATACGGAATTTAGAAAACGTTCCAAAGATGGAAAAGCCAATGGCGTGCTAATGCAAATCGATTTTGCGAAAAATGCCGAAGCTTATGGGGCAAAAACATATTCCATCCATACGGTAGCAGAATTGGAAGCGGCGATTATAGATGCAAAAAAACAAACCGTATCAACATTATTTGATATAAAAGTATTACCAAAAACAATGACCCATGGGTATGGTGCAGATTGGAATGTTGGCTTAGCTGAAATTTCTAGCAATGCTAAGATCCATACCGCATATCAAAACCGTAAAAACTTCTTAGACAAAGCGAGACGGTATTAA
- a CDS encoding solute:sodium symporter family transporter, with the protein MEHFVPIMSFLAYTGLVALYSWYKCKHDNMQSAEGYFLGGRSLTGIFIAGSLILTNLSTEQLVGLNGQSYKTSMVVMAWEVTAPVALICFAMIFLPKYLKSGIATIPKFLEQRYDSRVRQIITILFLLGYGLVFLPTVLYSGALVLDGLFSIHEWIGVSQMASVAMIAAMIGCIGISYVVSGGLKAVAVSDTINSVGLLVGGLFIPILGLIALADGSLVEGVKTLVTNHPEKLNAIGDNSSPVPWPTLFLGLFFNNLFYFCTNQAIVQRAFGAINLAEAQKGALYAGFFKIIDAFFLVIPGIIAYHLYGTSLSNADMAYPTLVMDVLPKPLTGLFAAILFGAIMSAFNGALSSSVTLFSLDIYKPMINQAATEEQTVKVGRRFAIALAGIAILVAPLIYFAPSGLYYYLQESFGFYNIPIIAAVVVGIYSKWVPAMAVKIALLSHIVLYGASKVFLGDIHFLYILSALFPINILVLLLVGKYKPRAEAFIEHHTDEVDVTPWKHVKLASCLLIGCMLFIYAIFSKIGLAA; encoded by the coding sequence ATGGAACACTTTGTGCCAATAATGAGTTTTCTTGCCTATACAGGATTAGTTGCTTTGTATTCGTGGTATAAATGTAAGCATGATAATATGCAGAGTGCCGAGGGATATTTTTTAGGCGGGCGTAGTTTAACTGGTATATTTATTGCGGGGTCTTTAATTTTGACAAATTTGTCGACAGAACAATTGGTTGGACTGAATGGACAAAGTTATAAGACTTCTATGGTAGTTATGGCCTGGGAAGTTACAGCACCGGTCGCATTAATTTGTTTTGCGATGATATTTTTACCCAAGTATTTAAAAAGCGGGATAGCGACAATTCCAAAATTTTTAGAACAGCGCTATGACAGTCGTGTTAGACAAATTATTACGATCTTATTTTTATTGGGATATGGATTGGTATTTTTACCTACGGTATTGTATTCCGGTGCTTTGGTGTTAGATGGGCTTTTTAGCATACACGAGTGGATTGGTGTTAGCCAAATGGCATCCGTGGCAATGATTGCCGCGATGATAGGCTGTATTGGTATTAGTTATGTTGTAAGCGGTGGTTTAAAAGCCGTTGCAGTATCTGATACGATCAATAGTGTTGGTTTATTAGTTGGTGGTTTATTCATACCTATCTTAGGTTTGATTGCTTTAGCTGATGGTAGTTTGGTCGAAGGGGTTAAAACCTTAGTTACCAATCATCCGGAAAAATTAAATGCCATTGGCGATAATAGCTCTCCGGTGCCTTGGCCAACGTTATTTCTAGGACTATTTTTTAATAACTTATTCTATTTTTGTACGAACCAAGCGATTGTACAAAGGGCTTTTGGGGCAATCAATTTGGCGGAAGCACAAAAAGGTGCCTTGTATGCAGGGTTCTTTAAAATCATTGATGCATTTTTTCTCGTGATTCCAGGCATTATTGCGTATCATCTTTATGGGACATCTTTATCTAATGCAGATATGGCGTATCCTACCTTGGTAATGGATGTATTGCCGAAACCTCTTACTGGACTTTTTGCGGCGATCTTATTTGGTGCGATCATGAGCGCCTTCAATGGAGCACTTAGCAGTTCGGTAACCTTATTTTCACTTGATATCTATAAACCAATGATTAATCAGGCAGCAACAGAAGAACAAACAGTAAAAGTAGGCCGTAGATTTGCTATCGCTTTAGCTGGTATCGCAATTTTAGTTGCGCCATTAATCTACTTTGCACCATCCGGCTTGTATTATTATCTGCAAGAAAGCTTTGGCTTCTACAACATACCAATTATTGCTGCTGTAGTTGTTGGGATATATTCTAAATGGGTCCCTGCTATGGCAGTCAAAATCGCTTTGCTCTCTCATATTGTTTTATATGGTGCTTCAAAAGTATTCTTGGGCGATATACATTTTCTCTATATCTTAAGTGCATTATTCCCAATCAATATTCTAGTATTATTACTGGTTGGTAAATACAAACCAAGAGCAGAGGCCTTTATTGAACATCATACTGACGAGGTAGATGTAACACCGTGGAAACATGTAAAGCTTGCTTCTTGTCTGCTTATCGGCTGTATGTTATTCATCTATGCAATATTCTCAAAAATTGGTCTTGCAGCGTAA
- the iolC gene encoding 5-dehydro-2-deoxygluconokinase: MAVIEFDNTKSMDIVLIGRAAIDFNPNELNRTLDKVNTFTKYVGGSPANIAVGVSKLGKQVGFIGAVSDDQFGTFVLDYFNERKIDTTSVVRAKNGENLGLTFTEISSPTDSQILMYRYGVADLQISTEDVSEEYIKNSKILLVSGTALAASPSREACFLAIKYAKKHGVKVIFDIDYRGYTWKSKAEIGIYYSLVGQMSDIIIGSREEFELTEMLPENNQVPDYEIAEKYMKFGNKIVIIKHGKKGSIAYSADKKAFKVESFHIKLLKSFGGGDAYASAFIYGLLVGWSLDKALEYATAHAAMVVASHSCSDAMQSADAIHAFIEEHKEEKVITSIGWRDAL, translated from the coding sequence ATGGCAGTGATTGAATTTGATAACACGAAGTCTATGGATATTGTATTGATCGGTCGGGCAGCAATTGATTTTAATCCAAATGAATTGAATCGTACATTAGATAAGGTAAATACTTTTACGAAATATGTGGGGGGATCACCTGCAAATATTGCAGTTGGTGTATCGAAATTAGGGAAACAGGTTGGGTTTATCGGGGCTGTATCTGATGATCAATTTGGTACATTTGTTTTGGATTATTTTAATGAAAGAAAGATTGATACAACGAGTGTTGTAAGAGCAAAAAACGGTGAAAATCTAGGTCTTACGTTTACTGAAATTTCTAGTCCAACGGACAGCCAAATTTTGATGTATCGTTACGGCGTAGCGGATCTGCAAATTTCCACGGAGGATGTTTCAGAAGAATACATAAAAAATAGTAAAATTTTATTGGTATCTGGTACTGCATTAGCAGCCAGTCCATCAAGAGAGGCTTGTTTTCTTGCGATTAAATATGCAAAAAAACACGGTGTAAAAGTTATTTTTGATATTGACTATCGCGGGTATACTTGGAAGTCAAAAGCTGAAATTGGCATTTATTATTCATTGGTAGGACAAATGAGTGATATCATTATTGGATCCAGAGAAGAGTTTGAGCTTACTGAAATGCTCCCGGAAAATAATCAAGTGCCCGATTATGAAATTGCTGAAAAATATATGAAGTTTGGTAATAAAATTGTTATTATAAAACACGGCAAAAAAGGTTCAATTGCCTATAGTGCAGATAAAAAAGCTTTTAAAGTGGAATCATTTCATATTAAGTTATTGAAATCCTTTGGCGGTGGAGATGCTTATGCATCAGCCTTTATTTATGGGTTACTTGTAGGATGGAGCTTAGACAAGGCTTTAGAATATGCAACAGCACATGCGGCAATGGTTGTTGCAAGTCATAGTTGCTCTGATGCGATGCAAAGTGCAGATGCGATTCATGCATTTATTGAAGAGCATAAAGAGGAAAAAGTTATTACCTCAATTGGTTGGAGGGATGCGCTATGA
- a CDS encoding class II fructose-bisphosphate aldolase codes for MPIVKLEKLLLGIKDNSYAIGSFNVSNMEMVMGTIKAAEELNAPVIIQIAEGRLKYSPLHTLGPMMVAAAKEAKVPVAVHLDHGGTIETIHQALEIGFTSVMFDGSQYPLDINIEKTKQVKNLADRYDANVEAEIGRVGGAEGDYESVDIMITSVDEAVKFYEATKVDALAVAIGTAHGNYKEAPKLRIDRLKELTKAVACPLVLHGGTGLTEQDFKNSLQNGIKKINIATASYDSVARDVKQLAREKPEFNYFDHTDTVMMATYGNVKKHMLIFGLKDKA; via the coding sequence ATGCCAATCGTTAAGTTAGAGAAACTTTTACTTGGGATAAAGGATAATTCCTATGCAATCGGTTCTTTTAATGTCTCAAATATGGAGATGGTAATGGGGACGATAAAAGCAGCTGAAGAATTAAATGCGCCTGTGATTATTCAAATCGCAGAAGGTAGATTGAAGTATTCTCCGCTGCATACACTTGGACCGATGATGGTAGCTGCAGCAAAAGAAGCAAAAGTTCCGGTAGCAGTACACCTCGATCATGGTGGAACAATTGAAACCATTCATCAAGCATTGGAGATCGGATTTACTTCAGTGATGTTCGATGGTTCACAGTATCCATTGGATATAAATATTGAAAAGACGAAGCAAGTTAAGAACCTTGCAGATCGGTATGATGCAAATGTCGAGGCTGAAATCGGCAGAGTTGGTGGTGCTGAAGGCGATTATGAAAGTGTGGATATCATGATCACAAGTGTTGATGAGGCGGTAAAATTTTACGAAGCAACAAAAGTGGATGCTTTAGCCGTAGCAATTGGCACGGCACATGGTAACTATAAAGAAGCACCAAAACTTCGTATTGATAGATTGAAAGAACTAACAAAAGCCGTTGCATGCCCACTTGTTTTGCATGGTGGTACAGGGCTAACTGAACAGGATTTTAAAAACAGTTTACAAAATGGAATAAAGAAAATTAATATTGCAACAGCATCTTATGACAGCGTGGCAAGGGATGTCAAACAGTTAGCAAGGGAAAAACCTGAATTCAATTATTTTGATCATACGGACACTGTAATGATGGCGACCTATGGAAATGTAAAAAAACATATGTTGATTTTTGGTTTAAAAGATAAAGCGTAA
- a CDS encoding 5-deoxy-glucuronate isomerase, with amino-acid sequence MKFGRLGELKHGYNAMTTCESAMLMDIGYQVMNAQEKLTFKDAQKETAFVILTGEVMVHWEHQTETMKRNSLFDDNPYCLHVPAGIEVIMQANRNAEVLIQKTENEKHFVPKFYKPEDCQCDQFGAGVWNGTAERTVRTIFDYSNAPYSNMVNGEVINRPGRWSGYIPHTHPQPEVYTYKFNKPQGFGCSFIGEDAFKISHNSYSAIPGGDSHPQVTAPGYAMWYSWMIRHLPNDPWNKTRTDDVAHVWLLEDGVKIWEPK; translated from the coding sequence ATGAAGTTTGGTCGCTTGGGTGAATTGAAACATGGCTACAATGCTATGACAACTTGTGAAAGTGCAATGCTTATGGATATCGGTTATCAAGTCATGAATGCGCAAGAAAAATTAACATTCAAAGATGCGCAGAAGGAAACTGCATTTGTTATTTTAACTGGTGAAGTAATGGTTCATTGGGAGCATCAAACGGAAACTATGAAGAGAAATTCACTTTTTGATGATAATCCATACTGCTTACATGTTCCAGCAGGAATTGAAGTTATTATGCAAGCCAATCGCAATGCTGAGGTATTGATTCAAAAAACTGAGAATGAAAAACATTTCGTTCCTAAGTTTTATAAACCGGAGGATTGCCAATGTGATCAATTTGGTGCTGGGGTATGGAATGGTACTGCTGAACGTACCGTAAGGACGATATTTGATTATTCGAATGCCCCATATTCTAATATGGTAAATGGTGAAGTAATTAATCGTCCTGGTAGATGGTCGGGATATATTCCGCATACACATCCGCAGCCGGAGGTCTATACTTACAAGTTTAATAAACCGCAAGGCTTTGGCTGCTCGTTTATTGGTGAGGACGCTTTCAAGATCTCGCATAACAGTTATTCAGCCATTCCTGGTGGCGATAGTCATCCGCAAGTGACAGCACCGGGGTATGCGATGTGGTATAGCTGGATGATTCGTCATTTGCCAAATGATCCTTGGAATAAAACAAGAACGGATGATGTAGCGCATGTCTGGTTATTAGAAGATGGTGTAAAAATATGGGAACCGAAATAA
- a CDS encoding iron-containing alcohol dehydrogenase has product MSNVFLVPSKIVTGLGAVKQIGDHIQDKGKKALIVTDKFMVQFSNVAKLTEVLDQSNIQYYVYDGVNSEPTDKMVDEGVRLYKEQKCDFLIALGGGSPIDTAKAIGFMSNNTGKISSYMKKVIDTEVPYLVAIPTTAGTGSEATQFTIIADTENDVKMLLAGPSILPALAIVDPTFTMTAPQKVTVATGIDALTHAIEAYTSRKAQPLSDIFALSAIKRIHRNLPICFADGKNEDARLQMSIGAHEAGIAFNNASVTIVHGMSRPIGAIFHIAHGVSNAILLSCCMEFAIQKNTERFAEIAKIMGVADEHMTAAQAAQAMVKEIERFCNVLKVPTLEELGVEKENFFARLDKMAEDALDSGSPGNTMRVPTKDEIIEIYKKLY; this is encoded by the coding sequence ATGAGTAATGTATTTTTAGTTCCATCAAAGATAGTAACCGGACTTGGGGCAGTGAAACAGATTGGAGATCATATTCAAGATAAAGGAAAAAAAGCCTTGATCGTAACGGATAAATTTATGGTACAATTTAGTAATGTTGCAAAATTAACAGAAGTTTTGGATCAATCAAATATTCAATACTATGTATATGATGGGGTTAACAGTGAACCTACTGACAAAATGGTAGATGAAGGAGTGCGACTTTATAAAGAACAGAAATGCGATTTTTTAATAGCACTTGGTGGCGGAAGTCCAATCGATACAGCAAAGGCAATCGGCTTTATGTCAAATAATACTGGTAAAATCAGCAGCTATATGAAAAAAGTTATTGATACAGAAGTTCCTTATCTGGTGGCAATTCCGACAACGGCGGGGACCGGTTCAGAGGCTACGCAGTTTACGATTATTGCAGATACGGAAAATGACGTGAAGATGTTGCTTGCAGGGCCGTCTATTTTACCGGCACTTGCGATAGTCGATCCGACATTTACAATGACAGCACCGCAAAAGGTGACTGTAGCGACTGGGATAGATGCATTAACGCATGCGATTGAAGCTTATACTTCAAGAAAAGCACAGCCATTATCTGATATATTTGCATTATCAGCAATTAAACGGATACACAGAAACTTACCAATCTGTTTTGCTGACGGTAAAAATGAGGATGCAAGGCTTCAGATGTCAATTGGTGCGCATGAGGCAGGAATTGCATTTAACAATGCGTCGGTTACGATTGTTCATGGGATGAGCAGACCAATTGGTGCAATTTTTCATATCGCGCATGGTGTAAGTAATGCAATACTTCTTTCATGTTGCATGGAATTTGCAATTCAAAAGAATACAGAAAGATTTGCTGAGATTGCAAAAATTATGGGAGTTGCAGACGAACATATGACGGCTGCGCAGGCTGCGCAGGCAATGGTAAAAGAGATTGAGCGTTTTTGCAATGTGCTCAAAGTGCCAACACTCGAAGAATTGGGTGTAGAGAAAGAAAACTTCTTTGCTAGACTAGACAAGATGGCAGAGGATGCTTTGGATAGCGGAAGCCCAGGGAATACAATGAGAGTGCCAACAAAAGATGAAATTATCGAAATATACAAAAAACTCTATTAG
- the iolG gene encoding inositol 2-dehydrogenase — MLKIGIIGAGRIGKVHGESITKYVKNAVVKAIADPFLNDATKAWAKSMGIEYSYTDYKKILADSEIDAVLICASTDMHSLISIEAIKAGKHVFCEKPIDHNVEKIKEVLAVVKASDRKYQVGFNRRFDHNFKAAQEAVAADKIGKQQIIKITSRDPEAPPISYVKVSGGMFLDMTIHDFDMVRFLSGSEVDEVYTVGGVTVDPAIGEAGDVDTAIISLKLANGAMAVIDNCRQAAYGYDQRAEVFGTEGVIQIGNDSASNAVLSNKDGVTAEKPLYFFLERYMRAYADEIGAFVDAITEDKEVMVNAQDGLEPVIIGLAAKKSLLENRPVKIAEIKQAFGL; from the coding sequence ATGTTGAAAATTGGTATTATTGGTGCAGGTCGTATTGGTAAAGTTCATGGAGAGAGTATTACTAAATATGTAAAAAATGCTGTGGTAAAAGCAATCGCTGACCCGTTTCTAAATGATGCAACAAAAGCATGGGCGAAATCTATGGGAATAGAGTACAGCTACACGGATTATAAAAAAATTCTGGCTGATTCTGAAATTGATGCGGTGCTTATTTGTGCTTCAACCGATATGCATTCACTCATTTCTATTGAAGCAATCAAAGCTGGAAAACATGTTTTTTGTGAAAAGCCAATTGATCACAATGTAGAAAAAATCAAAGAAGTTTTAGCTGTTGTCAAAGCTTCTGATCGAAAATATCAAGTTGGATTCAACCGCCGTTTTGATCATAATTTTAAAGCTGCGCAAGAAGCAGTTGCTGCAGATAAAATTGGTAAACAACAAATTATTAAAATTACTTCGCGTGATCCGGAGGCGCCGCCAATCAGTTATGTAAAAGTTTCTGGCGGCATGTTCTTAGATATGACAATTCATGATTTTGATATGGTTAGATTTTTGTCTGGCAGTGAAGTGGATGAAGTATACACTGTAGGCGGTGTTACGGTTGATCCAGCGATTGGTGAAGCCGGTGATGTTGACACGGCAATTATCAGCTTAAAACTTGCCAATGGTGCGATGGCTGTAATTGATAACTGCCGGCAGGCTGCGTATGGCTACGATCAACGCGCTGAAGTGTTTGGAACAGAAGGTGTAATTCAAATCGGTAATGATAGTGCCTCCAATGCAGTTCTGAGCAATAAAGATGGTGTTACTGCGGAGAAACCATTGTATTTCTTCTTAGAACGTTATATGCGTGCTTATGCTGATGAAATTGGTGCTTTTGTTGATGCAATCACTGAAGATAAAGAAGTTATGGTAAATGCACAGGATGGATTAGAACCAGTCATCATCGGTCTGGCTGCTAAAAAATCATTACTTGAAAATAGACCAGTTAAAATTGCTGAAATTAAGCAAGCTTTTGGCTTATAA
- the iolE gene encoding myo-inosose-2 dehydratase codes for MLNINEIHLGIAPIAWTNDDMPDLGKENTFEQCISEMALAGFTGCEVGNKYPRNTEILGKALKLRGLKIASAWFSSFLTTKPLQETIDAFIEHRDFLYVMGAKVVVVSEQGHSIQGQIKTPIFAGKPYFTEAEWTKLATGLNQLGALAKEKGMKVVYHHHMGTGVQTAAEIDKLMKMTDPAFVYLLFDSGHLVYAGEDHLAVLKKHVDRIKHVHLKDIRAERVQEVKAKQGSFLEGVRLGAFTVPGDGSIDFTPIFEILANAKYQGWFIVEAEQDPAKANPFEYAQKARAYIKKTAKI; via the coding sequence ATGTTAAATATAAATGAGATTCACTTAGGGATTGCACCAATTGCTTGGACGAATGATGATATGCCTGACTTAGGCAAAGAAAATACGTTTGAACAGTGTATCAGTGAAATGGCTTTGGCTGGATTTACGGGGTGCGAAGTCGGCAATAAATATCCTAGAAATACGGAGATTTTAGGCAAAGCATTAAAACTGCGTGGACTAAAGATTGCGAGTGCTTGGTTTAGTTCTTTTTTAACCACAAAACCATTGCAAGAAACAATAGATGCGTTTATTGAACATCGTGATTTTTTATATGTAATGGGTGCCAAAGTAGTGGTCGTATCTGAACAAGGACACAGTATTCAAGGGCAAATAAAAACGCCGATTTTTGCTGGAAAACCATATTTTACAGAGGCAGAATGGACGAAACTTGCTACAGGATTAAATCAACTTGGCGCACTTGCAAAAGAAAAAGGCATGAAGGTCGTTTATCATCATCATATGGGGACGGGCGTACAAACAGCAGCAGAAATTGATAAATTGATGAAAATGACAGATCCTGCGTTTGTATATCTATTATTTGACAGTGGGCACTTAGTTTATGCAGGAGAAGATCATTTAGCCGTGTTGAAAAAGCATGTAGATCGTATTAAACACGTGCATTTAAAAGATATTCGAGCTGAAAGAGTACAAGAAGTGAAAGCAAAGCAAGGCAGCTTTTTAGAGGGGGTTCGCTTAGGTGCCTTTACAGTCCCCGGCGACGGTTCCATTGATTTTACGCCAATTTTTGAAATATTAGCAAATGCAAAATATCAAGGTTGGTTCATCGTCGAAGCAGAACAAGATCCTGCTAAAGCAAATCCATTTGAATATGCACAAAAAGCAAGAGCCTATATTAAAAAGACAGCAAAAATCTAG
- a CDS encoding DeoR/GlpR family DNA-binding transcription regulator: protein MKINRIEKIEDFLKFEKTASWDKLCETFGVSKNTLRRDVNELEKRGFIKRVYGGIMLKETDVPEPFESREIKHKSQKKIVAKLANDLINDGDVIYIDSGTTTMHLVPFLESHSGLTVITSNLYVINAARDYPKLNILSPGGVFYPPSNAFVGPSILRFLEDYTISKTFFASTGVSIDKGVANASPLEAEIKSYLIKKSCKNILLVDSSKIDGASLMKYCDLKDLDYFVTDQMPPDKYISYFNEHHIQLVTK from the coding sequence GTGAAAATTAATCGTATTGAAAAAATTGAAGATTTTCTTAAATTCGAAAAAACAGCGTCTTGGGATAAATTGTGCGAAACATTTGGCGTGTCTAAAAATACATTGCGTCGTGATGTAAACGAGTTAGAAAAGCGAGGCTTTATTAAAAGAGTTTACGGGGGCATTATGCTCAAAGAGACAGATGTGCCTGAGCCTTTTGAATCACGTGAAATAAAGCATAAATCACAAAAGAAAATCGTCGCTAAATTAGCCAATGATTTAATCAATGATGGCGATGTCATCTATATTGATTCCGGCACGACAACAATGCATCTTGTCCCTTTCTTAGAATCACACAGCGGTTTGACCGTCATTACTTCAAATTTATACGTAATCAATGCTGCGCGGGATTATCCGAAATTGAATATCCTTTCCCCCGGCGGAGTATTTTACCCACCTTCCAATGCTTTCGTTGGACCAAGCATTTTACGATTTTTAGAGGATTACACAATTTCGAAAACCTTTTTTGCTTCGACAGGCGTTTCCATTGATAAAGGCGTAGCAAATGCATCGCCGCTAGAGGCCGAAATAAAAAGTTATTTAATTAAAAAAAGTTGTAAAAACATCTTATTGGTCGATTCATCTAAAATTGACGGTGCATCCCTCATGAAATATTGTGATTTAAAAGATTTGGATTATTTTGTGACAGACCAAATGCCGCCAGATAAATATATTTCATATTTTAACGAACATCATATTCAGTTAGTCACAAAATAA